The sequence below is a genomic window from Myxococcota bacterium.
GAAACCGCCGCCGAGTTCGTCCAGGAGAAGTCGCCCGTCACCCACCTGCGCGAGCTTCGCGACAAGAGCGACGCCACCGGCTTCTCCCGTGCTCTCTGGAAGGAGATGAGCGAGCTCGGCTGGGCCGGCATCCTGATCCCCGAAGAGTACGGGGGCTCGGGCCTCGGCCTGTCGGAGATCGGCGTGATCCTCGAAGAGTGCGGACGCACCCTCGCTCCCTACCCGCTGCTGTCGACCGCCGTGCTCGGCGCGAGCGCGTTGGCCCTCGGCGGTAGCGACGCCCAGAAACAGGCCCTGCTTCCGGGCGTGGCCCAGGGAGAGACCCTGCTGGCCCTCGCCCACCAGGAGAAGCCGCGGTTCGCGCCCTACGACATCGCGCTGAACGCAAAGGCCACCAGCGACGGCTTCGAGCTCACCGGCGAGAAGCGCTTCGTCCTCGACGGCCACGTCGCCGATCGCCTGATCGTGGTGGCCCGCACCTCGGGCAGCGTGGGCGAGCGCGAGGGTCTCACCCTCTTCCTGGTCGATCCGAGCGCCAGCGGCGTCGGCGTGTCGCGCACGAACATGGTCGACAGCCGCAACGCTGCGAACGTGCGCTTCGAGAACGTGGTGGTCACCGCCGACGACGTGCTCGGCGACGCCGACCGCGGGGCCGACCTGCTCGATGCGCTGATCGAGCGCGGGACGGCCGCCGTGTCGGCGGAGCTGCTCGGCCTGATCCAGGAGGTGTTCGATCGCACGGTCACCTATCTGAAGACGCGGGATCAGTTCGGCGTGAAGATCGGCACCTTCCAGGCGCTGAAGCACCGGGCCGCAAACATGTTCTCCGAGGTCGAGCTCTCGAAGTCGATCACCATCGATGCCCTGCGCGCCGTCGACGAGGAGCGCCCGTTCCGCGAGCGCGTCGTCTCGGCGGCGAAGGCGCGTACGTCGGACACGGCCGAGCTCGTCACCCGGGAAGGACTGCAGATGCACGGTGGCATCGGCATGACCGACGAAGAGGAGATCGGCCTCTTCATGAAGCGCGCGAAGGCGGCCGAGGTCACCTTCGGCGACGGTGGCTTCCACCGGGACGCGTTCGCGAAGGCCACCGGCTTCTAGTCAGGCCAGTAGCGCGGCCCCTCTACTGCTCGAAGCAGTAGAGGGGATGGAACCGACTACAGCGCACGTCGGGGAACCCGGCGGGCGCCGAGACCTGCCAGTCCGGACTGCCGGCTCCGATGTCGCCGAGCGTCCCGTTCAAGACGATGGCCTGGCTCGTCCAGTCCTCGCAGTCCTCGGTTGCGGGGTTCACGCTGCCGCCGCCCGTGCGGGCAAAGGTCTGGGTGGCGGCGTTGCCGAACTCGTCGCGTGCGGGGCCCGCCTCGAGCGCTTCGGTCGCGAAGGGCACGTCGTCGACGGTTCGGAAGGTCAGCGCGGAGAAGGCGGGGAGCCGGTCTTGGGGGTTGCTGAAGGAGTCGGCGATCCACGCGAAGTAGGATCCCGAGACCCCCGCGTTGAACGCCGCCGTCGCGCAGATGGCATCCGCCCCGGCGGTCCCTCCGAGCAGCCCGTTGAACGTCCCGCTCGTGACGAACGCGCGGAGCACGCGCGCGACCGGGTAGCTCGCCGCACTCGACTCGCCGTTCCCCAGGCTCACGGTCACCGCGGCATCGCCCGGTGGGAAGGAACCCACGCTGACGTCGAAGGAGGTGGGCGTCACATTGAAGGGCGTGGGCGTCGCCGAGCCGAACACGACGTCGAGACCGGGCTGGTCGAAGTTCGTCCCTTGAATCGTCACGACCACCGACACGGCGTCTTCGTCGAAGCGGGTGGGCGAGAAGCCGGTCACCTGAGGCGTGATCTGGTTCGGGTCCGTTCCGGCAGCGACCTCTGCCGCGTCGTCCATGCCGTCGCCATCGTTGTCCGGATCGATGAAGTTCGCGCGGCCGTCGAGGTCGACGTCGGCGAGCCCCTCGATTGCGTCACTGTTCGCGAGGCCGTTGCCGTCGTGGTCGAAGTGAGCGAAGACCTGGGCGATGAAGGCCGGGGCGACCCCGGCGACGGACTCGACGCGCTCGGCAGTGTCGGCCCGAACCGCATAGGGCACGGCGAGCAGGGGCCGTCGCGGCGTGAGTGTCTCGCCCTCCACCGTGATCTCGAGGTAGAGGAATCCTCCCGCCAACACCTCGGGCGTCAGCGTGACCATCGCGCCCAGGGTCACGGCGTAGATGCCGTCGGACACGGACACGCCCGCGTGGCTCTCGGTCCACACCGCGTTGCCCGCGCTCAGCGCGTCGAAGAGCGTGAGGTCCAGGTCGACGACGCCGTTGACGGGCTGGCCCGTATCGTCGAGGAGCAACCCCTGGAAATCGACCTGGCCCGGCACGACGGCCGAGGCGGCCACGGCGCCAAGGAGCCCCAAGCACAAAACGAGCCCACGAGCGCTCCGCGCCAAGCGCCTTGCGCAGGCACTCGGCGAAAGGGCTGCCAAAGTGTGTCTTCGCTCGCGGTAGGACATCCGAGCCCGCCAATCGAGCGATCAGGCTACCACGAGGCGGGATCACAGCGGGGTGTCAAGCGCCGGGAGGCGCGGGCGGTCGGGTGTAGCCGCAGGTGCCGTAGGAAGCGCTGGCCGCCACCTCCTCGGCGCTCGGGGGCACGAAGGCCGGCTCGTCGCGCACCTGGCGCAGGCGATCGCGGCGATAGGCCGTGCGCAGGTAGACGTAGGGGTCTGCATCGGGCGCGTCGCGCTCCCGGGCCCGGGCGATCGCGCGCAGCTGCTGGGGCCGCGAGGAGTGGATGGCGAGCTGGGGCAACAGGATGTCCGCGGGCGCAAACGCGAGATCGAGTGTCACCGTGGTCGCCTCCCCGGCACTCGAGGGCCCGAGCACGGGGAAGTAGACATACGGCCCGAACGGAATGCCCCAGGTGCAGATCACCTGACCGAAGTCCTCGTCATGCGGGTCGAGGCCGAGCCATTGCGCCACGTCGACGAAGCCCCCGACTCCGGCGCTCGAGTTGACCGCCAGCCGTGTCAGGTCGACGGCGGCGTCGACCGGACGCCCCTGCAAGAGGTTGGCGACGAAGGGCTTCGGCGTCGCCAGGTTCCGAAAGAAGTTCCCGAAGCCGAGCCGCACGACGTCCGGAAGCACCGCGTCGGCGCTGGCGTCGAGGCCCGCCGAGATCTGGTTCGGACCGAGGTCTTCGAGGCCGTGCGAGACACGGTTGAGCGGCTCCAGCGAATCGACGCGCGTTCGCGGCCCCACGCAGGCCACCAGGGTGGCGGCGAGCAGAAGACAGGCAAGCCGCTGGAACACGCCGCGAACCCTAGCGCGCGGCGGCTGCGGGGAAACGCGGATGGCCGTGATTCCCGGCGGCTCTAGGCTCTCTCCATGGCCGAAGACCACGCGCTGTCGTCACCGCCGCCGACTGCCGACGCCGCCAGGCCGCGGGTGGCGGTGAGCGGCGCCACCGGTTTCGTCGGCGCCTTGCTCTTGCCCGCGCTCGAAGGCGTCACCGAGCCGATCGCGCTCTCGCGACACCCCGACTTCGAGACCACGGGCGACGTGCACTGGCGCCGCTGTGATCTCTTTTCGCTGCGCGAAACCGAAGCGGCCCTCGAGGGCGTCGACGTCGCGGTCTACCTGGTCCATTCGATGCTCCCCACCACGCGGTTGACCCAGGGACGCTTCCAGGACCTCGACCTCCTGCTCGCCGACAACTTCGCCCGGGCCGCCGCGAGTGCCGGCGTGAAGCGCATCGTGTATCTGGGTGGTTTGATCCCCGAGGACGACGCGAGCTTGTCGGAACACCTCGAGAGCCGGCGCGAGATGGAGCGTGCGCTCGGCGCCCACGGCGTGCCGGTGACCACGCTGCGGGCCGGCCTGGTGGTGGGTGCGGGCGGGTCGTCCCTCCGCATCCTGCTGCGGCTGGTCGCGCGCCTCCCCCTGATGGTGTGTCCGGGCTGGACGGGGATGCCGTGTCAGCCGATCGCCGTCGAAGACATCGTCGCGCTCTTGCGCGCCTGCATCCTGCACCCGGACACCGCCGGCGAGACCTACGACGTGGGCGGTCCCGACGTGCTCTCATATCGCGCGATGATGCAGGAGACCGCGCGAGTCATGGGGAAACGTCGACTCTTCTTTCCCCTGCCCTTCTTTACGCCGGCCCTGTCGCGGTTGTGGGTGACCCTGGTGACGCGCACACCCCGGGCGCTCGTCGCGCCGCTCGTCAAATCCCTTCGCCATCCGATGGTCGCCGGGGATCGGCGCCTCCAGGAGCGCTTCGGGGTCCCCGGGCGCCCGTTTCGCGCATCCCTCGAACAGGCGGTCCGCGAGGAGGGCTATCTGCGCGAGCCCACGGCGCGCGCCGTGCACCGGCTGCCCCTCCCCGTCGGTCGCGACGCCCGCTGGCTCGCCGACGAGTACGCGCGCTGGCTCCCGCGCTTCCTGCGGCCGTGGATCCGCGCCGAGCAGCGGGGCGGCGTACTGGAACTCGGCTTGACCGGGGTCGACCGACCCTTCCTTGCCCTGCGTTACTCGGCCGAGCGCAGCAGCCCGAACCGAACCCTCTACGAGATCGTCGGCGGGATGCTCTCGCGTGGCGGGCCCCATCACGGCATCCCGCGGCTCGAGTTCCGGGTGACGCGCGAGGACGAAGAAGCCCTCGCCGCCGTGCAGGACTTCCAACCGCGCCTGCCCTGGCGCATCTACGCGAGCACCCAGGCGCCGCTGCACCACTGGGTGATGCGCTCCTTTGCGCGCCACCTGGCACGGGTACGGGCCGAAGCGACGCCGGGATCGGTCTAGAGCCCGAGCTCGGTCAACCCCGGGTGATCGGTCGGTCGGGGCCCGCTCGGCCAATGGAACAAGCGCTCGGACTCCGCGATCGGAAGATCGTTGATGCTCGCGATCCGGCGCCGCATCAGACCCGCCTCACTGAACTCCCAGTTCTCGTTTCCGTAGGCGCGAAACCAACTCCCCGAGTCGTCGCGCCACTCATAGGCGAAGCGCACGGCGATGCGATTCTCGCGGTGCGCCCACACCTCCTTGATCAAGCGGTAGTCGAGCTCCTTCTTCCACTTGCGCTCGAGGAACGCCTGAATGGCGGGGCGCCCCGAGAAGATCTCCGCGCGGTTCCGCCACTGGCTGTCGACGGTGTAGGCCTGCGCGACGCGTGCCGGATCGCGCGTGTTCCAGGCGTCTTCGGCCGCTCGCGCCTTCTGCGCCGCAGAATCGGCGTCGAAGGGCGGCAGCGGAGGCCGCGTCTCGGTCATCGCCTGCCCCCGCGACGAGGGGCTCGTCGCGCCATCACCAGTTGCGGTAGGGCAGGAACTTGCCGTTGTAGGTCACGACGACCCGGTCCCCCTTCGGGTCCTCGACCTTCTGGATGTCCAGCTCGAAGTCGATCGCGCTCATGATCCCGTCTCCGAACATCTCGTGGATCACGGACTTCATCGCGGTGCCGTAGACCTGGGTGATCTCGTGGAAGCGGTAGATCAGCGGATCCACCGGAACGGTCGAGTCGAGCGAACCCTTCAGCGGGAACTCTTCGAGAGCCTCCGCGACCTCGGGCCCGAGCCCGAGCAGCGACGTGAGCTTCGTGGCGTACTCGGAGGGCACGCTTGCCTGCCCCATCACCGCGGCGGCGATCCAGACCTTGTCGCGTCCCACCTCGGCGGCGAGGTCTTCCCAGGTGACTCCTTTGGTCTTCTTCGCCTCGAGGATCTGACGCGTCGCTTCCTTCTTTTCGATCATGGGGTCTCCCGATTCATGCGGCGGGCGTCGCGCTCGCCGCGAGGTTCGTGGGGTGTCGCTTCGCGCGAGACAGCAGGAAGTGCAGGATCTGGCTGCGGAGCTGCATGTACTCGGGGGTATCGATCAGCTTCTCGCGGGTGCGCGGGCGCGGGATGTCCACCTCGAGCAGCTCGGCGACCTCCGCCTCGGGGCCGTTGCTCATCAGCGCGATCCGGTCCGAGAGCAGGATCGCCTCGTCGACGTCATGGGTGACCATGAAGACGGTGCTCCCGGTGGCTCCCCACATGCGGATCAACTCCTCCTGAATCACGCCGCGCGTGAGCGCGTCGATCTGCGCGAAGGGCTCGTCGAGCAACATGACCTTCGGCTCGACCGAGAACGCGCGCGCGAGCCCGACCCGCTGGCGCATTCCGCCGCTGAGATAGGCCGGCTTCTTCTTCTCGGCACCGGCCAACCCCATCATCTCGATGTACTTCTGGGTGTGCGCGGCGATCTGCTCCTGGCTCCAGTCGCGATGGGCCGCCTGCACAGCGAGCCGGACGTTGTCACCCGCTGAGTACCAGGGCATCAGCGCGAAGGACTGGAACACGACCATGCGATCGAGCCCCGGCTTCGTGACCTCTTTGTCCTCGAGGATCACGACGCCGTTGGTGGGCGACTCGAACCCGGCAATGATGTTGAGCAGGGTGCTCTTCCCGCAGCCCGAGTGACCGATCATGGTCACGAACTCACCCTTCTTTATCTGCAGGTCGACATCGCGAAAGACGCAAAGCGAACCGCTGGCACCGCGCTCGGACTGCTCGAGGGGGTACACCTTCTCGAGACCTTCGATCTGCAGATACGACACCTCCCGAGACCCCCTACTCCGGATACGTGACCAGGCGAGACACCTGGGTGAAGAGACTGTCGAGGGTGATCCCGACGACGCCGACGACCAGAATCGCGAACACCACCCCGGAGATGTCGAGGTTGTTCCACTCGATCCAGGTCAGGTACCCGATGCCCAGCTCGCCGAGCAGCATCTCCGCTGGCACCACGGCCACGAGTGCACTGCCGAACGCGATGCGCAGCCCGGCGATGATCGCGGGGGCGGCACCCGGCAAGACCACCTTGTAGAGGCGCTCGAACCAGCCCAGTTCGAGCAGGCTCGAGACGCGGAGATAGTCGGTGCGGATCGAACTGACGCCGAACGCCGTATTCGCGACGGTCGGCCACAGCGCGGCCATGAACACCACGAGAATCGCCGTCCAGGTGGGATCCTGAACGCTGTAGAGCAAGAGCGGCATCCAGGCGAGCGGCGAGATCGGTTTCAGGAGCTGGATCAAGGGATTCAGTGCCTTGAACAGGATTGGCGAGAGGCCGACGGCCACCCCGAGCAGGATCGCGACCACGGAAGCCGCGAAGAAGCCGGCCGCGAACCGCAGCACCGTGTAGAAGACCAGGTGAGCGACGCCGTGGTCGTTCGTTCCCTTCTTGTGGAACGCCTCGGAGAGCTCGGCGTACGCCTTCTCTCCCACCTTCCATGGCCCGGGAAGGCCCTGGGCCTTGTCCGGGTTGTAGACGTAAGCGCCGTCTTCGGTGCGGACGATGTCTCCGTTGAACTCCATCAACATCAGCTCGTCGTCCGACTTGCCGCTGGCGTCGAAGCTCGGAGCCAGCGTCGCCATGTGCCAGACCAGCAAAGCGATTCCGACGATGACCACGGTCAGAATCCGCGCGCGATACGGGTCCGGAAGCATGGATGGCTAGGCCTTTCTGATCCGTCCGGGTCTGCCCGCGTCACGGGCAGGCGACACGGCGGAACTAGGAGAGATTGCTGATCGGGAAGCTCTTGACGTACTCCTCGGGCTTCATCGGATCGAAGGTCTTGCCCATGATTACGTGGGTGGTGGCCGTGTCTCCGTAGCTCTTGTAACCGAGCTCCTCCGAGATCTCGGCGCACTGGGTCGCCAGGTACACCTCCTTGGCGACCTTCTGGTAGTCGAACTCCTTCTCGACGTGCTTCCAGCGTTTCATCTGGGTGAGGATCCAGACCGCCATCGAATGCCAAGGGAAGGGGTCGAAATCGATGCGATCCGGGACGTTCTGGATCCCCCCCAAACCGTCGGCGAAGCGCCCCGTGAGCACCTGCTCCAACACGATCACCGGCTGGTTCAAGTAGTTCTTGGGCGAGATCGCCTTCGCGATGTCCTTGCGGTTGCTCTTGTCCTGGGCGTAGTGCGTGGCGTCCACGATGGAGCGGAAGAGTGCGATGAACGTGTTCGGGTTCGTCGCGGCGAACTCCTTCGAGATCGCGAAGGCACAGCAGGGGTGCCCCTCCCAGATTTCCTTCGAGAGCTTGAAGATGAAGCCCGCGTTCTCGTAGACCGCCCGCTGATTGAACGGGTCGGGCGCGAGGTAGCCGTCGACGTTGCCGGCCTTCAGGTTCGCGACCATCTCCGGCGGCGGGACCACGCGGATCTGCACGTCCTTGTCCGGGTGGATCCCGCCCTCGGCCAGGTAGTACCGGAGCAGGTAGTTGTGCATCGAGTACTCGAAGGGCACACAGAAGCGGAAGCCCTTCATGTCCTGCGGCCCCTTCACACCCTTGTGCTTGTTGGCGAGGGTGATGGCCTGGCCGTTGATGTTCTCGACGGCCGGCATGTAGTAGGGCACTTCCTTCGAGCCCGCGCCGAGGCTGATCGAGAGCGGCATGGGGCTCAGCATGTGGGCGGCGTCGACGTCCTTGTTGATCGACCAGTCGCGCACCATGGCCCAGCCCGCGGCCTTGCGAACCTTCGCATTGAGACCGTGGCGTTTGTAGAAGCCGAGGGGCTCGGCCATGATGATCGGCGTTGCGCAGGTGATCGGGATGAAGCCGATCGAGAGGTCCGCCTTCTCGATGGGCCCGGCGGCTTCCTTCACCATCGCTTTCGCGTCTTCGACCGGGAAGAACTGGCTGACCATCGCGAGCACTGCGCTCGAACCGAGCGCCTCGACGAAGCGTCGACGGGTCAGATCGCCGCCCAGTGCCGCATTCAACACCGAGCGTTCGATGAACTCGTCGATCCGTGATTCGGGTGCCTGATCCCTGCCGTCGCTGTGCTCGCTCGCGTCCCAACACGCATCGGTGTGCACATGCTTGTCATCGTGGCTCATCGGACCCCTCCTTCGCGCCGCGGCTTGCGCGGTCACCGATATGCAAGAGCAAGCAACGTGCCAAGGAGAACGCGGGGGCGACCTGCGCGCGGAAGGACGCGCGTGAGCAAGAGTGCACCTCCTACGGAACGAGGAGGCACAGCCAGGCAGGAGTCATCGCACCGCCGAGCCTTCGGCAGGAGGGTGACACTGCCTGGTTCATGGGCATGGAGCGCGAACACCGGGTCGGGGTGTGCGCGTGTATGCCCAGAACGCGCCGGGCCAACCCGTTTGCTTCTTCCCCGCAAGACGTAGAGAATGGCGTCCAGCAGCAGCAGCGGAGGCAGAGCGACGATGCAGTTTCGAGCAGCAGTGGGAACGGGCCCGTTCAGGGCATTCGAGGGATGGGCCGGGAAGGCCGTGTGCGCCGTGGCGCTCAGCCTGGCGCTCGCCTCCGCGGCACAGGCCCAGTTCGGGTTCGGCCTCGGCGCCGGCCAGGCGGACGCGGGA
It includes:
- a CDS encoding ABC transporter permease, whose protein sequence is MLPDPYRARILTVVIVGIALLVWHMATLAPSFDASGKSDDELMLMEFNGDIVRTEDGAYVYNPDKAQGLPGPWKVGEKAYAELSEAFHKKGTNDHGVAHLVFYTVLRFAAGFFAASVVAILLGVAVGLSPILFKALNPLIQLLKPISPLAWMPLLLYSVQDPTWTAILVVFMAALWPTVANTAFGVSSIRTDYLRVSSLLELGWFERLYKVVLPGAAPAIIAGLRIAFGSALVAVVPAEMLLGELGIGYLTWIEWNNLDISGVVFAILVVGVVGITLDSLFTQVSRLVTYPE
- a CDS encoding ABC transporter ATP-binding protein — protein: MSYLQIEGLEKVYPLEQSERGASGSLCVFRDVDLQIKKGEFVTMIGHSGCGKSTLLNIIAGFESPTNGVVILEDKEVTKPGLDRMVVFQSFALMPWYSAGDNVRLAVQAAHRDWSQEQIAAHTQKYIEMMGLAGAEKKKPAYLSGGMRQRVGLARAFSVEPKVMLLDEPFAQIDALTRGVIQEELIRMWGATGSTVFMVTHDVDEAILLSDRIALMSNGPEAEVAELLEVDIPRPRTREKLIDTPEYMQLRSQILHFLLSRAKRHPTNLAASATPAA
- a CDS encoding CmpA/NrtA family ABC transporter substrate-binding protein codes for the protein MSHDDKHVHTDACWDASEHSDGRDQAPESRIDEFIERSVLNAALGGDLTRRRFVEALGSSAVLAMVSQFFPVEDAKAMVKEAAGPIEKADLSIGFIPITCATPIIMAEPLGFYKRHGLNAKVRKAAGWAMVRDWSINKDVDAAHMLSPMPLSISLGAGSKEVPYYMPAVENINGQAITLANKHKGVKGPQDMKGFRFCVPFEYSMHNYLLRYYLAEGGIHPDKDVQIRVVPPPEMVANLKAGNVDGYLAPDPFNQRAVYENAGFIFKLSKEIWEGHPCCAFAISKEFAATNPNTFIALFRSIVDATHYAQDKSNRKDIAKAISPKNYLNQPVIVLEQVLTGRFADGLGGIQNVPDRIDFDPFPWHSMAVWILTQMKRWKHVEKEFDYQKVAKEVYLATQCAEISEELGYKSYGDTATTHVIMGKTFDPMKPEEYVKSFPISNLS
- a CDS encoding IPT/TIG domain-containing protein, whose amino-acid sequence is MAASAVVPGQVDFQGLLLDDTGQPVNGVVDLDLTLFDALSAGNAVWTESHAGVSVSDGIYAVTLGAMVTLTPEVLAGGFLYLEITVEGETLTPRRPLLAVPYAVRADTAERVESVAGVAPAFIAQVFAHFDHDGNGLANSDAIEGLADVDLDGRANFIDPDNDGDGMDDAAEVAAGTDPNQITPQVTGFSPTRFDEDAVSVVVTIQGTNFDQPGLDVVFGSATPTPFNVTPTSFDVSVGSFPPGDAAVTVSLGNGESSAASYPVARVLRAFVTSGTFNGLLGGTAGADAICATAAFNAGVSGSYFAWIADSFSNPQDRLPAFSALTFRTVDDVPFATEALEAGPARDEFGNAATQTFARTGGGSVNPATEDCEDWTSQAIVLNGTLGDIGAGSPDWQVSAPAGFPDVRCSRFHPLYCFEQ
- the cynS gene encoding cyanase translates to MIEKKEATRQILEAKKTKGVTWEDLAAEVGRDKVWIAAAVMGQASVPSEYATKLTSLLGLGPEVAEALEEFPLKGSLDSTVPVDPLIYRFHEITQVYGTAMKSVIHEMFGDGIMSAIDFELDIQKVEDPKGDRVVVTYNGKFLPYRNW
- a CDS encoding nuclear transport factor 2 family protein, which translates into the protein MTETRPPLPPFDADSAAQKARAAEDAWNTRDPARVAQAYTVDSQWRNRAEIFSGRPAIQAFLERKWKKELDYRLIKEVWAHRENRIAVRFAYEWRDDSGSWFRAYGNENWEFSEAGLMRRRIASINDLPIAESERLFHWPSGPRPTDHPGLTELGL
- a CDS encoding NAD(P)H-binding protein encodes the protein MAEDHALSSPPPTADAARPRVAVSGATGFVGALLLPALEGVTEPIALSRHPDFETTGDVHWRRCDLFSLRETEAALEGVDVAVYLVHSMLPTTRLTQGRFQDLDLLLADNFARAAASAGVKRIVYLGGLIPEDDASLSEHLESRREMERALGAHGVPVTTLRAGLVVGAGGSSLRILLRLVARLPLMVCPGWTGMPCQPIAVEDIVALLRACILHPDTAGETYDVGGPDVLSYRAMMQETARVMGKRRLFFPLPFFTPALSRLWVTLVTRTPRALVAPLVKSLRHPMVAGDRRLQERFGVPGRPFRASLEQAVREEGYLREPTARAVHRLPLPVGRDARWLADEYARWLPRFLRPWIRAEQRGGVLELGLTGVDRPFLALRYSAERSSPNRTLYEIVGGMLSRGGPHHGIPRLEFRVTREDEEALAAVQDFQPRLPWRIYASTQAPLHHWVMRSFARHLARVRAEATPGSV
- a CDS encoding MlaA family lipoprotein — translated: MFQRLACLLLAATLVACVGPRTRVDSLEPLNRVSHGLEDLGPNQISAGLDASADAVLPDVVRLGFGNFFRNLATPKPFVANLLQGRPVDAAVDLTRLAVNSSAGVGGFVDVAQWLGLDPHDEDFGQVICTWGIPFGPYVYFPVLGPSSAGEATTVTLDLAFAPADILLPQLAIHSSRPQQLRAIARARERDAPDADPYVYLRTAYRRDRLRQVRDEPAFVPPSAEEVAASASYGTCGYTRPPAPPGA
- a CDS encoding acyl-CoA dehydrogenase family protein encodes the protein MSLVLTEEQTLLKETAAEFVQEKSPVTHLRELRDKSDATGFSRALWKEMSELGWAGILIPEEYGGSGLGLSEIGVILEECGRTLAPYPLLSTAVLGASALALGGSDAQKQALLPGVAQGETLLALAHQEKPRFAPYDIALNAKATSDGFELTGEKRFVLDGHVADRLIVVARTSGSVGEREGLTLFLVDPSASGVGVSRTNMVDSRNAANVRFENVVVTADDVLGDADRGADLLDALIERGTAAVSAELLGLIQEVFDRTVTYLKTRDQFGVKIGTFQALKHRAANMFSEVELSKSITIDALRAVDEERPFRERVVSAAKARTSDTAELVTREGLQMHGGIGMTDEEEIGLFMKRAKAAEVTFGDGGFHRDAFAKATGF